In Candidatus Woesearchaeota archaeon, one genomic interval encodes:
- a CDS encoding electron transfer flavoprotein subunit beta → MKIVVCMKQVPDTNEIKIDQKTGTLKREGVPAIMNPEDKHALLAALKIKNAEIIALSMGPPQAEMILREALAYGADKAVLLCDFAFAGSDTAATSYALAQAIKKIDPMLIMCGRQAIDGDTAQVGPQIAELLQIPQITYVQKIINLSKDKIEAEKETEIGHDIIECKLPALITCTDNIAEIAYPSLQGIEKAFESKIETWKAENINAEKEKLGLKGSPTWVNKSFTPSQQRQGNILRGNSKELAKQLADMLIGKEIVK, encoded by the coding sequence ATGAAAATCGTAGTCTGCATGAAACAGGTGCCGGATACAAATGAGATTAAAATAGACCAGAAAACGGGCACATTGAAAAGAGAGGGGGTGCCTGCTATAATGAATCCTGAGGATAAGCATGCGCTATTGGCTGCATTGAAAATCAAGAATGCGGAAATTATCGCATTATCCATGGGACCGCCTCAGGCTGAGATGATTCTGAGAGAAGCTTTGGCTTACGGCGCTGACAAGGCAGTTTTACTTTGTGATTTTGCATTTGCAGGCAGCGACACTGCAGCAACAAGCTATGCACTGGCACAGGCTATAAAGAAGATTGACCCCATGCTTATAATGTGCGGGAGGCAGGCTATAGACGGAGATACCGCACAAGTAGGACCGCAGATAGCTGAATTACTGCAGATACCCCAAATAACTTATGTGCAGAAAATAATTAATTTATCCAAGGATAAAATCGAAGCTGAAAAGGAGACCGAAATTGGCCATGACATAATCGAGTGCAAACTTCCTGCATTGATCACATGCACAGATAATATTGCTGAGATTGCATACCCTTCGCTGCAGGGAATAGAGAAAGCATTTGAAAGCAAGATTGAAACATGGAAAGCTGAGAATATCAATGCTGAGAAGGAAAAGCTTGGGCTAAAAGGTAGCCCGACGTGGGTTAATAAATCCTTCACGCCGAGCCAGCAGAGGCAGGGAAATATCCTCAGAGGAAACAGCAAGGAACTGGCTAAGCAACTGGCAGATATGCTTATCGGCAAGGAGATCGTTAAATGA
- a CDS encoding DUF861 domain-containing protein, with product MKPIIKKPTEEEKKEAEGWPIWEKEESEFPWEYSEKETCLILKGEVDISNEEGKFHFSAGDYVEFPQGMKCTWKINKAVKKHYRFG from the coding sequence ATGAAGCCGATAATAAAAAAGCCGACAGAAGAAGAGAAAAAAGAAGCAGAAGGCTGGCCGATTTGGGAAAAGGAGGAAAGTGAATTCCCATGGGAATACTCTGAAAAAGAAACCTGTTTGATCCTCAAGGGCGAAGTCGATATCAGTAATGAAGAAGGAAAGTTCCATTTCTCTGCAGGAGACTATGTAGAATTTCCTCAGGGCATGAAATGCACCTGGAAGATAAATAAGGCTGTAAAGAAGCATTACAGGTTTGGATGA
- a CDS encoding 1-acyl-sn-glycerol-3-phosphate acyltransferase: MVYLIAKKIIPAVFGPYLGKCEGIENVPKEEGLIFAANHASYLDHFLVGINIISRFNKHARFLAKKEHFDTFFQNLWHRYLKAIPIDRQTGGREGLRKAVEHLKNGGWIMIYPEGTRTLTGKMQRAKTGVARLALIAHVPVVPMGVTNSFEIWPKWKKLPKKGKMAELFIGKPLYFNEYYGKENDKEALRKVTTIIMKKIAELSDQEYPFDDCLLKEARR; this comes from the coding sequence ATGGTATATCTGATTGCCAAAAAAATAATTCCTGCTGTGTTCGGGCCTTATCTCGGGAAGTGTGAGGGCATAGAAAATGTTCCTAAGGAAGAAGGATTGATATTCGCTGCTAACCATGCATCTTATCTGGACCATTTCCTGGTTGGAATCAATATTATCTCGAGATTCAACAAGCATGCCAGATTCCTTGCAAAGAAAGAGCATTTTGACACATTTTTTCAGAATCTTTGGCATAGGTATCTCAAAGCCATTCCAATAGACAGGCAAACAGGCGGCAGAGAAGGCCTAAGAAAGGCTGTAGAGCATCTTAAAAACGGCGGCTGGATAATGATTTATCCTGAAGGAACAAGAACACTCACAGGCAAGATGCAGCGTGCAAAGACAGGAGTTGCCCGGTTAGCCCTGATAGCGCACGTTCCTGTAGTTCCGATGGGAGTAACAAACAGCTTTGAGATATGGCCCAAATGGAAGAAACTGCCTAAAAAAGGAAAAATGGCTGAACTCTTTATTGGAAAACCTTTATATTTCAATGAATATTATGGAAAAGAGAACGATAAAGAAGCATTAAGAAAGGTAACTACGATAATAATGAAAAAGATTGCAGAATTGTCAGACCAGGAATATCCGTTTGATGATTGCCTGCTGAAGGAAGCGAGAAGATGA
- a CDS encoding NAD(P)H-dependent glycerol-3-phosphate dehydrogenase, with amino-acid sequence MPAEGSEKMKISVIGAGSWGTTLANLLAENNPDKDVFLWAREKEVAESIEKERKNKLFLPNINLSTKLKPTNSLAEAVKNADLLVIVVPSQFLREKARDISGHIGKNVTVVNAAKGMEVNTFKRMSEILREEIPDSKIAVLSGPNHAEEVSKRIPTATVIASKEADLDMLKDLFETDYFKVYPHDDVIGVEICAAVKNITAIATGVIDALGMGDNAHGAIITLGLREMVKVGKHFGAKESTFYGLSGVGDLVATCTSRHSRNRKAGNLIAKGYDFEKIKEEMHGMVAEGIMTCKALHEYAVKNDISLVITSQAYKVLFEKKALEEAIKDLKKLI; translated from the coding sequence TTGCCTGCTGAAGGAAGCGAGAAGATGAAAATCAGTGTTATTGGCGCGGGCAGCTGGGGAACTACGCTGGCTAATCTCTTAGCGGAAAATAATCCTGATAAAGATGTATTCCTATGGGCGAGAGAAAAGGAAGTAGCAGAGTCTATAGAGAAAGAAAGAAAAAACAAACTCTTTCTGCCTAATATAAATTTATCAACAAAACTTAAGCCCACTAATTCTCTTGCAGAAGCTGTAAAGAACGCTGACTTATTGGTAATAGTAGTGCCTTCCCAGTTTTTAAGAGAGAAAGCAAGGGATATTTCCGGGCATATAGGAAAAAATGTAACAGTTGTCAATGCAGCAAAGGGCATGGAAGTAAATACATTTAAAAGAATGTCGGAAATCTTAAGAGAGGAGATTCCTGATTCTAAAATAGCGGTGCTGTCCGGGCCTAACCATGCTGAAGAGGTCAGCAAGAGAATTCCCACTGCCACTGTAATAGCTTCGAAGGAAGCTGATTTGGATATGCTAAAGGACCTGTTTGAAACAGATTATTTCAAAGTATACCCTCATGATGACGTGATTGGGGTGGAGATATGCGCAGCGGTCAAGAATATAACTGCCATCGCCACTGGCGTGATAGACGCCCTTGGGATGGGAGATAATGCGCATGGGGCCATAATCACACTTGGGCTCAGGGAGATGGTTAAAGTGGGGAAGCATTTTGGGGCAAAGGAAAGCACTTTCTACGGCTTATCGGGAGTGGGAGACCTTGTGGCTACATGCACTTCCAGGCATTCGAGAAACAGAAAAGCGGGAAATCTTATAGCGAAAGGGTATGATTTTGAAAAGATAAAAGAAGAGATGCACGGCATGGTAGCAGAAGGGATAATGACATGCAAGGCTTTACACGAGTATGCGGTTAAAAATGATATTTCACTTGTTATAACATCGCAGGCATATAAAGTATTATTTGAAAAAAAAGCTTTGGAAGAGGCAATAAAGGATTTGAAAAAATTAATTTAA
- a CDS encoding 30S ribosomal protein S2 produces the protein MTQDQLLVPQEEYLKSGIHIGTKFKTKYMANFIYKTRPDGLSVLNLQKIDERIKIAANMLSKYKPEDILICSRRETSWKAVNAFSSVTGVRVFAGRYPPGIITNPELKDFIEVKIILVTDSWPDRNAISDANKIGIPVIALCDTNNQSNYIDLVIPCNNKGKKSLGLFFWLLAKEFQKKKGSLGENEELKASLEEFTEE, from the coding sequence ATGACACAAGACCAGCTATTAGTGCCTCAGGAGGAGTACCTTAAGTCAGGCATTCATATAGGAACAAAGTTCAAGACAAAGTATATGGCTAACTTTATCTATAAGACAAGGCCGGACGGCCTGTCGGTCTTGAATCTGCAAAAGATAGACGAGAGGATAAAGATAGCAGCAAACATGCTTTCTAAATATAAGCCTGAAGATATACTGATTTGTTCCAGGAGGGAAACCTCGTGGAAAGCGGTAAATGCATTTTCCAGTGTAACCGGAGTAAGGGTATTTGCAGGAAGGTACCCACCGGGCATAATAACAAACCCAGAACTTAAGGATTTTATTGAAGTCAAGATAATATTGGTTACAGATTCCTGGCCGGACAGAAACGCAATCAGCGACGCAAATAAGATAGGCATACCGGTGATTGCTTTATGCGACACAAACAACCAGTCAAATTATATCGATTTGGTTATACCATGCAATAACAAGGGAAAGAAAAGCCTCGGGTTATTTTTCTGGCTATTGGCTAAGGAATTTCAGAAAAAGAAAGGTAGCCTTGGTGAAAATGAAGAACTGAAAGCATCTTTAGAAGAATTCACCGAAGAATGA
- a CDS encoding acyl-CoA dehydrogenase produces the protein MDFDFNKKQLLIRQTIEDFCQKEIVPYAEEIDHEERFPEKEIKKLAKMGVMGMSVPKEYGGAGLDNVSQTIIMEAVSKACASTSVTMGAHTSLCCYPVAAHGTKEQKERFLPKLASGEYLGAFALTEPNAGSDAVNVETAAARDGDEYVLNGSKIFITNGGKADLVQVVATTDKSKGHKGISIFTVETKKTKGFKTGKREDKLGLRGSNTSEIIFEDMRVPKENLVGGIEGNGFKIAMATFDSGRIGIGVQGVGIAQAAFDEALKYVNEREQFGRKISKFQSMQFYLAEMATRIEAARLLCYKGAFIKDQKKKYSQIAAMAKLYGSEAAMYCSRIALQMHGGYGFIKDYPLERYYRDAKITEIYEGTSEIQKLVIAMNLLGKGL, from the coding sequence ATGGATTTTGACTTTAACAAGAAACAACTGCTGATAAGGCAGACTATTGAGGATTTCTGCCAGAAAGAGATTGTGCCCTATGCTGAGGAAATAGATCATGAAGAGAGATTTCCTGAAAAGGAGATAAAGAAACTGGCTAAAATGGGCGTGATGGGTATGTCTGTTCCTAAAGAGTACGGCGGGGCGGGGCTTGATAATGTCTCCCAGACAATAATTATGGAAGCTGTTTCAAAGGCATGCGCCTCGACTTCTGTTACTATGGGGGCACATACATCGCTATGCTGCTATCCGGTGGCTGCACATGGCACAAAAGAGCAAAAAGAAAGATTTCTGCCAAAACTTGCATCCGGAGAGTATTTGGGTGCGTTTGCACTTACAGAGCCAAATGCAGGCTCGGATGCTGTCAATGTGGAGACTGCTGCGGCAAGGGATGGGGACGAATATGTACTAAACGGCTCCAAAATTTTTATTACAAACGGCGGAAAGGCAGACTTGGTGCAGGTTGTTGCAACAACTGACAAGTCCAAAGGCCATAAGGGAATCTCTATTTTTACTGTGGAAACAAAGAAAACAAAGGGCTTCAAAACGGGCAAAAGAGAGGATAAGCTTGGATTGAGAGGATCGAATACCTCAGAAATTATATTTGAGGACATGAGAGTACCAAAGGAAAATCTTGTCGGAGGCATAGAAGGGAACGGCTTTAAGATAGCCATGGCTACTTTTGATTCCGGGAGGATAGGGATTGGGGTGCAAGGAGTAGGCATAGCACAGGCAGCTTTTGATGAAGCTTTGAAATATGTCAATGAGAGAGAGCAGTTTGGAAGGAAAATATCAAAATTCCAGAGCATGCAATTCTACCTTGCTGAAATGGCAACAAGGATAGAGGCTGCAAGGCTTCTTTGCTACAAGGGCGCTTTTATTAAAGACCAGAAGAAGAAATATTCACAGATAGCGGCTATGGCGAAGCTTTACGGCAGTGAAGCTGCGATGTATTGTTCTAGGATTGCTCTGCAGATGCACGGAGGCTATGGGTTTATCAAGGATTATCCCCTGGAAAGATATTATAGAGACGCTAAAATCACTGAGATTTATGAAGGCACTTCTGAAATACAAAAACTGGTCATTGCAATGAATTTGCTGGGAAAGGGTTTATAA
- a CDS encoding electron transfer flavoprotein subunit alpha, whose translation MRVRLSLNCPFSELSVGNGIVIKRGQGWIETEETKEVRESIDKGFLEFEGRPEKKKDKKKEKTDKGEVWVFAETQHGKISRVVLELLGKGKEISGELDAKLAAVLITEKDEFSKELISYGADKVYVIEDARLKNYDTEAYTKVVSESIKKYNPQIVLYGATHIGRDLAPRIARRIDTGLTADCTGLDITEKGELLQTRPAFGGNLMAQILCKKMPKMSTVRPGVMQIPSHDGKRHGEIIKLDVGLSEKDFGISLKESAKSAKKVINLEEAEVIVSGGRGLGDKENFHKLVPALAKKLDAEIGASRAAVDSGWIEKNHQVGQTGKTVRPRVYLALGISGAIQHKAGMQNSDLIIAVNKDSSAPIFKIADYGIIADVNEFIPALIEELK comes from the coding sequence ATGAGAGTCAGATTATCGTTAAACTGCCCGTTTTCAGAGCTTAGCGTAGGCAACGGGATAGTCATTAAGAGAGGGCAGGGATGGATTGAGACAGAAGAAACAAAGGAAGTCAGGGAAAGCATAGACAAAGGCTTCCTGGAATTTGAGGGCAGGCCTGAAAAAAAAAAGGATAAAAAGAAAGAAAAAACAGATAAAGGCGAGGTTTGGGTTTTTGCAGAAACGCAGCACGGAAAGATATCGAGAGTAGTTTTGGAGCTGCTGGGAAAAGGGAAAGAGATTTCAGGAGAGCTGGATGCAAAGCTGGCTGCTGTCTTGATAACGGAGAAGGATGAGTTCTCGAAAGAATTAATCAGCTATGGGGCGGACAAAGTTTATGTTATAGAAGATGCCAGACTTAAGAACTACGATACAGAGGCATATACGAAAGTTGTTTCTGAATCTATAAAAAAATATAATCCGCAAATAGTGCTTTATGGTGCGACCCATATTGGAAGAGACCTTGCTCCCAGAATAGCAAGAAGAATCGACACAGGATTGACTGCTGACTGCACAGGGCTGGATATCACTGAAAAAGGCGAACTGCTTCAAACAAGGCCTGCATTCGGAGGCAATCTTATGGCGCAGATATTATGCAAAAAAATGCCCAAAATGTCCACTGTAAGGCCTGGAGTGATGCAAATTCCAAGCCATGACGGGAAAAGGCATGGGGAGATAATAAAGCTGGATGTTGGGTTATCAGAAAAGGATTTTGGGATAAGCCTTAAGGAATCTGCCAAATCTGCCAAAAAAGTAATAAATTTAGAGGAGGCAGAAGTAATCGTTTCAGGAGGAAGAGGGTTGGGAGACAAAGAGAATTTTCATAAACTTGTGCCGGCGCTTGCTAAGAAACTTGATGCTGAAATAGGGGCTTCAAGGGCTGCTGTTGATTCCGGCTGGATAGAAAAAAACCATCAGGTAGGCCAGACAGGCAAAACAGTGAGGCCAAGGGTTTACCTGGCCTTGGGAATAAGCGGAGCAATTCAGCATAAGGCAGGAATGCAGAATTCTGACCTGATAATTGCTGTCAATAAAGACTCTTCTGCGCCAATTTTTAAAATTGCGGACTACGGCATAATCGCTGACGTGAATGAATTTATTCCTGCACTTATTGAAGAACTAAAATGA